Proteins co-encoded in one Medicago truncatula cultivar Jemalong A17 chromosome 8, MtrunA17r5.0-ANR, whole genome shotgun sequence genomic window:
- the LOC11405689 gene encoding MLP-like protein 28, whose protein sequence is MVLAGKLSTELGIKTPVDKFFKLFASELHEVQNISERVHGAKLHEGEDWHHNDSVKHWTYVIDGKVHTCHESIEVDEQNKKITFKLFGGDIDEHYKVFNLIIQVIDNGDGTGAAKWTVEYQKINEDIDPPNGWMDLLGKVTREVDAHLVKGTNIAL, encoded by the exons ATGGTGCTCGCCGGTAAACTTAGTACTGAACTTGGGATCAAAACACCCGTCGACAAGTTCTTCAAACTATTTGCATCAGAACTTCACGAAGTGCAAAACATTAGTGAAAGAGTTCATGGTGCCAAACTTCATGAAGGTGAAGATTGGCATCACAATGATTCGGTTAAACACTGGACTTATGTCATAG ATGGTAAGGTACACACATGTCATGAGAGTATCGAAGTTGATGAACAgaacaaaaaaatcactttcaAGCTCTTCGGTGGAGACATTGATGAGCACTATAAGGTCTTTAATTTGATCATTCAAGTAATTGATAATGGTGATGGCACTGGAGCTGCAAAATGGACTGTTGAATATCAGAAGATCAATGAGGATATTGACCCACCAAATGGCTGGATGGACTTACTAGGCAAAGTCACTCGAGAAGTTGATGCTCATCTTGTCAAAGGCACAAATATAGCTCTATAA